The genomic stretch AGGCATCTAGAAAAATAATCCCTTCTCAAATACTTATAATTAAGGGTGGAAAAACTATCAAAACTTCTCATGGAATACACAAGGTTCATACAATCAACAAATGTCACCTAAACAGACTTACCCTCTAGGTTTTGGTCTACAAAATCAAATGGCATATGGTTCTCAATAAGCCAACactcaaagaaaagaatactCCGTAGGAGAGGTGAAATTAAGGAAAACAACAATAGTTACTCCCAAGAAACAGCTGATACACAGTAGAGAGAGGAGGAAATTGTTGTATAGAAAGAGTAGAGCAAAAATTATGCAGAAATTCCTTAACAGAAAGAGTAGAGAAAAATTATGCAGGAACAATGCAGTCTCCTTAAACTCAAACAACACTCAACAACAATGAATAGGAGAGCATAACATACACATCAGTATCTTCTTttccacaaagaataaaaaagaataaggaAAAACCCGGAGTTGATGgatatatttaagaaaattcatataaacatacCATGATTGGAAGCCttgaaataaatgttcaaTTATGTCAAACTCTTGAAAGTTATTCTCACCAAtcgaagaaaatttgaagaattcaaGGTGGTAGCATTGAATGAAGAGCGTAGTGCATTATTGCAAAATAAGGTCCCGCTAAACGAGAAATATCTCGACTCATTTACAATTCCAATATCAACTAAAGGAAAGAAGTTAGGTCAAGCATTATGTGATTTGGGATCAAGCATTAATCTAATGTCGTTGTCTATTTACCAAAAGTTAGGTTTTGGTGAAGCTAGATCAACTAAAGCTATCCTCCAACCAACAGATCGATCTTTCACTCATCTAAAAGCCAAAATCGAAATGG from Cucurbita pepo subsp. pepo cultivar mu-cu-16 unplaced genomic scaffold, ASM280686v2 Cp4.1_scaffold003069, whole genome shotgun sequence encodes the following:
- the LOC111786855 gene encoding uncharacterized protein LOC111786855; its protein translation is MFNYVKLLKVILTNRRKFEEFKVVALNEERSALLQNKVPLNEKYLDSFTIPISTKGKKLGQALCDLGSSINLMSLSIYQKLGFGEARSTKAILQPTDRSFTHLKAKIEMDKFIFSSDFIILDYEANHDVPIILERPFLKTE